One window of the Marmota flaviventris isolate mMarFla1 chromosome 2, mMarFla1.hap1, whole genome shotgun sequence genome contains the following:
- the LOC114082441 gene encoding cytochrome c-like: MDDAEEGKKSFVQKCAHCHTVEKGGKHKTGSNLHGLFGWKTIQAAGFSYRDSNKGITWGVGKLVEYLEIPKMYIPGTRMIFSGIN; this comes from the coding sequence atggatgATGCTGAGGAAGGCAAGAAGAGTTTTGTTCAGAAGTGTGCCCACTGCCACACTGTAGAAAAGGGAGGGAAGCACAAGACTGGGTCAAATCTCCATGGACTCTTTGGGTGGAAGACAATTCAGGCTGCTGGATTCTCTTACAGAGATTCCAACAAAGGCATCACTTGGGGAGTGGGTAAACTGGTGGAGTATTTGGAGATTCCTAAAATGTACATCCCTGGAACAAGAATGATCTTCTCTGGCATTAATTAA